In Deltaproteobacteria bacterium, the genomic stretch GTTCGGCAACGGCGACACGTTCGACGCCGAACTCGTCGGCGTCGCACCCGACAAGGACATCGCCGTGCTGCGCGTCGACGCGGACCCGTCCATCCTCAAGCCGCTGCCGGTCGGCACGTCGAGCGACCTGGTCGTCGGCCAGAAGGTGTTCGCCATCGGCAACCCGTTCGGGTTCGACCAGACGCTGACGACGGGCGTCATCAGCGGGCTCGGGCGCGAGATCCGCTCGCGCAGCGGGCGCCCCATTCAGGATGTCATCCAGACCGACGCCGCGATCAACCCCGGCAACTCCGGCGGGCCCCTGCTCGACAGCGCGGGGCGCCTGATCGGAATCACGACCGCCATCTACAGCCCGTCCGGCGCGTCGGCCGGCATTGGCTTCGCGGTGCCGGTGGACATCGTCAACCGCATCGTTCCGCAGCTCATCCGGGACGGCCGCGTCACCAAGCCGGGGCTCGGCATCCATATCGCGCAGGACGCGTACGCGCGGCGACACGGAATCGAAGGCGTCCTCGTGCTCAGCGTGCCCGAGGACAGCGCCGCGGCGGCCGCCGGGCTGCGTGGGATCGGCCGTGCCCCCGACGGCCGGTATGTGCTCGGCGACGTCATCGTCGAGGCGGACGGCAAGCCCGTGCGCGAGACCGCCGACCTGTACCGCGTGCTCGACCGGCACGAAGTGGGCGACACGATCGAACTCGTCGTTCGACGAAACGGCGGCGACACCGCGCGACTGAAGGTCACGCTGCAAGCGCTCAAC encodes the following:
- a CDS encoding PDZ domain-containing protein, which translates into the protein MIPSALLFVVAGLLVWSVLRAAPTAPPPSVEPRAITPRGDLAEDERATIELFQATAPSVVHITTIGRGILHFNVMELPKGTGSGFVWDTAGHIVTNFHVIENARHAQVTFGNGDTFDAELVGVAPDKDIAVLRVDADPSILKPLPVGTSSDLVVGQKVFAIGNPFGFDQTLTTGVISGLGREIRSRSGRPIQDVIQTDAAINPGNSGGPLLDSAGRLIGITTAIYSPSGASAGIGFAVPVDIVNRIVPQLIRDGRVTKPGLGIHIAQDAYARRHGIEGVLVLSVPEDSAAAAAGLRGIGRAPDGRYVLGDVIVEADGKPVRETADLYRVLDRHEVGDTIELVVRRNGGDTARLKVTLQALN